The nucleotide sequence aaataaaattatactTTCTGCAGTATCTGAACCATCTTTCAAGTTTAAGTCGTTTTCCTTTGCAGGTAAGACATGGGTCAGTGTTTGGGTTTAGTACAGATTGATCAGTCAACTGTAGCCATCAAAGAAAATTTCGGCAAGTTTAGTGAGGTTCTAGAGCCTGGGTGCCACTTCTTACCTTGGTGCATAGGACAGCAAATTGCTGGTTACCTCTCACTGCGTGTGAAGCAGCTGGATGTCCGCTGCGAAACAAAGACAAAGGTTTACTCCAATCTCgttctattttttctttttttcatgctTTGCTGGAAAGTGAACAATGAGTGAAGAACATATTTCTGTTATAAAGTGAAACCCAGATAACTCACTAACTCAGTATGAGTGAAGAACAGAAATATTTCATTAACATTTTTGAGATAACTCACTAGGTATATTTTTTCCTAGCTCTAATGTATGGATCTTTGTGAATTTAGGACAATGTCTTTGTCACTGTTGTTGCATCTGTGCAATACCGTGCTCTTGCTGACAAGGCATCTGATGCCTTCTACAAACTAAGCAACACCAGGGAACAAATCCAGTCGTATGTCTTTGATGGTAAATGTTCTGCACTTCCATCTGTCTGAAAATTCTATTTCACATGTCGAAGTCCCCATCTCTTTTCATATATAGTTTTGTCTTCGTGTGTTCTTTGCTAGGCTAGTTGAAGTTAACAGTTTCAGTTTTGAGCATCATATATACCTGCTAAGTTTTTAATTAGTGAACGAAAGGAATTCTACGTTTCTCATTGGGCGACATCGTTTATCTTTTAGTCATTAGAGCTACTGTTCCAAAGCTGAACTTGGATGATGCATTTGAGCAGAAGAATGATATTGCAAAGGCTGTTGAAGATGAGCTTGAAAAGGTTTGTCTACTATTTGCTATCCTAGAGACAAGAAAACATTTGTTTTTGGACTGACTGGATTTATGATTGCTGTAGGCAATGTCTGCATATGGGTATGAGATTGTGCAAACTCTGATCATTGATATTGAGCCTGATGTCCATGTCAAGAGAGCAATGAATGAGATCAACGCAGGCAAGTAACCATTGCCCTTTCCCTGCATAATTGTTGCTTGCTTTCGATCTTCTCGCCAAAGATTGAGTTGGCAATAGCTTTTTGGGAATACTGAGTTGGCAATAGTTCCTTCCATCAATCACATAATCATTTACACATTGATTGTTTTGATTGATTCTGTAACATGTACTCAGAATTATTTCCATCTAACATCTTGATTTATGGTATTGTTGAGCAGCTGCAAGATTGAGGGTGGCAGCCAATGAGAAAGCCGAAGCCGAGAAGATACTACAGATCAAGAAAGCTGAAGGAGAGGCAGAGTCCAAGTACCTGGCTGGTGTCGGTATCGCGAGGCAGCGTCAGGCCATAGTGGATGGGCTGAGAGACAGCGTGCTCGCCTTCTCGGAGAATGTCCCTGGAACCACTGCAAAGGATATCATGGACATGGTTCTTGTTACCCAGTACTTTGACACCATGAAGGAGATTGGGGCCTCCTCCAAGTCCACCTCAGTGTTCATCCCCCATGGCCCCGGAGCAGTCAAGGATGTCGCGGCGCAGATAAGAGATGGCCTCCTCCAGGCCAATGCCGAACGCAATGACTGAATGATGGCTTCGGTTTTGCAAGCAGCATGGAGTTCTTCATCACTATCCTAGAAACATATCGTGTGAGATTAAATGTTACAGCAATGGTTAAGTGGAGTATATTTTAGGTCTACACGCATGCAAATCTCTCTTTAAGTTGTGGATCTTATACTTGTTACCTACTAGATGAGTAGATGGTTGTTAAGACTTTCATGAGTTGCGCTAAACCATTTGTCAGACATATATTATAGTACTGGTTGGTATATCACTTATAACAGATTGCAAGTTCCAGGAATTTGGTGATATTATGCTGTGTTGTATGGTTGTAGAAAATCCATCAGATTGAGCTTGATGTGTGCCTATCAGGCTTTGTGTTGTGCAAAGCTGGAGGGGTTTATGTGAACAGGGCCTAGAGGCAATGTTCATAATAATGGTGTGTGCATGTACTTGGTTTTTGGTGGCTCAATAATGGCAGATTCACATGAATTTGCTGTTTGGTTTTGTTCACATGAATTTTCTTGCATATATCAAGAGGCACATTGCATTACTGCATTACACACCAATCAACAATACAATTATACAGAAGAGCAATCCACCATGTAACTAACATCAGTTTTATTCACCATGTACACACATACTGATGAATCTGTTGCAGAGGCAGCACTGACACTACCCAAAACACACAAGTCTGCCACCACCAATGCTCATGTGCAATACAGAAGTTGGTGCCATCTACAAATGTTTTGCCTTTGTGAAAATGGCAGGACAGGGAATGGAGGGAGCAGCAGTTCTCAGGAACACAGGCCTCGCAGGGTTCTGATCGAGCTTGAGCAGGTCGGGCAtggctgctgcggctgctgcttgACGTAGAGACCAAACTGGTTCCAGGCCTCCATGTACTCCTTTCTCCACTCCTCTCGCAGCTCCGCGGAGTCGCGGTACCATTGCCTGATGATTCACAAAATGATGAGCAAAGTTTCAGGTCAGAAGGGTACTAGTACTGAGCAAATTGCTTGAGGTAACAGAAGAAAAGATGAATATTCTTGTGTTCAGTATTCACttcttttacaaaaaaaaaaaagagtattcACTTCTTTTAGCAACTGATCAAGCACCAATTAAACTAACTGTAGTTTCACTTTGGTCAGAAAATTCAGCAAGAAATATGATGGCCGTTTGCTTGACCGAAATGTTCTTAAAACACGAAAATTAATCGGATTTAGGGATCTCCCTAATTCACCAGCGATGATCCATCATCAATTCAACTCTCCACTGTTAAGAGCAGAGCTATGATCCAGCCTGTAAGCAAAAGGCAGATACCAATAGACAGCAAGCTACATCATAGCCATTGACTCGGAGAGATCGAGCAAAACGGATTCGATTCACTGCATCGAGCGAGCTCGAGGCGTCGGGGTGGGCATTACGTCGAACACGCCGCGTGCAAGAACCGGGAATCGCGTCGTGCTCTGCTCACTGACCTGCACACGAGCGAGCAGCTGAGGAGGTCGACGCAGTCCAGCTGCGAGAACACCCGCGCGATCACGTCCGCCGGcgcccgcagcgccgccgcctcgcctccgccggcaaccatctcctcctcctgctgctgcttccgcggcggcgccatcgccttcctctcctAGGAAATCCCCACCTGGCCGGTTGAATTTAAGCGATCTTGGCATAAAAATTTAAGGGGAAAACAACAAATTTGCAGCGATTTGTTTAAAGCCCGAGTGGATCGGGATGATCGATTGCTTGGCCCAGGTCAAGAGAGATGACGCGAGATTTGGGGATAACACGAAATGAATTCGGGTGATTGCGAAATCGCGGACGCAGAATAATTAAAAGGTGATTTGgatggggagggggaagggatTATTGGATCGTTTGGAAGAATTGATGCTGGGCAGCTGATGGTGTGGTGATGCACATTGTCATGACTTTTCTTTGAGATCCACAGCGTTGTGGCTTATGCCTATTGTTGGGCGGCTGATGATGCCATATGATTTATCTTGATATGACAGGATGTTTATAGGTGATTTGTTGCATAACTTTGTGGTTACTTCCTCCGTAAAAaaacttagggcctgtttggtacaactccaacttttaaatttagcttcagggtctggagtggagttgtgaagctgcataaacccagctccacaactctatagtttattttgtgatagaGCTCCACAAAACTgttgggagtacctatacatctttcgaaagatttttataatcgtatcacacagatttttaatctttatattaaaatccgatagatataataaaaagcaaaaagcaattaagaaacaccataatgaatattaaattaccatatcctcaagaaaaagaccaaatccaatacaaaatttaaaatttacatgtgaagattcaaaaattacagtgtaacttacaaaagttacagtgtaagttttataaattacactgtaacttacaagaaaatgcactgtaaatttgagtgagaaaatcgagtgagagataagaaaaaatctttcgagtgagatatagcaaaatcgaaacTGTTTGGCTAATATGATAGGATGGGACTCCAGATTCGTTATATGGGAGATGGAGCTGTGCCAATCTGATAGGACGGGACTCCAGATTCGTTATATGGGGTATATTCActcctagattgattttttttttacggataaGGCCATATTATCTttgtagataataaaatactCGTATTTTATATTCCATCGTCCCGAAAAAATATAACTTACGAGGATGAGCCTGAaagtgttttgtttttttagggaGGCGTACATTACAGTAATATTTGATTAGAAAATGTATTAACaacacatatttttttcctttgtcaCGTACGATGTTGACTTTCATGCTTCACAATTGACTatatatcttatttaaaattttagtgtGCATAAGAAAATATAAGCCATTTTTAAAgtatttaatgataaaacaagtcataacataataaattatatttacatatatatatttaataaaataagTGGTGATATTTAAAAACATTATGCATttaaaaatggaggtagtataatgTTACATGTAGGGTGCTATATTTCAAAATGGATAAGTAATAAAGAGCAACATTCCCTTGTCAAAATACCTAATACATTAGGCCAAGAAAGTCAAACACTTGCCTGTTTATTTATACATAGAACTTTTTATTTGACAGGTTTATTTCTGTAGAATGTTTTTCCTTGAtggcctcatcttttcacttattattatgcttattagtcaaaatttaaatttgtaaccttaaatttgaagctgattttgaggttttttcatcgaagtttatttttcagtcgttgcttttagatcgataagaacacgtatataaaagttttattcatgaattatttttcgtttgtaaatatgccgtttGATGGGGCCTTAAGTTTGTTTTGGACAAAGCAAAGACAGCGTTGCTTTCCTTTGCAGAAGAAACAGTTTCTCTATTtttaccccaaaaaaaaagagcaaaacatCTGGGTTAAAAACTCCTGCAAATTTCATGTAAATTTCCATATGTTTTGGATTGGTTAATTCTTTAATTTACATTCTAACATATTTCTGCTATTCTCATTCCCTTTTCAAAAGGAAATTTCTAGTTGGAATAACAAAGCCTAACAAGCCTACCAAAAAGCAAGATGTTCTGGCTGTTCCAACATTAGGCCTAGCTAAGGGCTTGTTTGTTCAgtttaagatttttttaatcaagattaTTAAATTTGATTactctaagctggattataataagctggttTAGAATAAGCTACGAGTTATTTGTCTCTAGATTATTGGAAGCatctaagggtagtgggtctttagccactcaataatccgGAAAAAGCTCCTCCCTagaagattattagattatactaatctagcttatagattataataatatatcataataatctacttgtttatTTTCAGCTTACTTCTAATAatacagattataataattctaagctgaatgAAACAGGGCCTAAACCAACATCTCCTTAACCTCTTGTTTAATTGATTTTGGGCTACGTAGACACGGCCCTCAAAGCCTGGGCCATGTTGGCTTGGGTAGGATTATGGGCTTGAAGTGACATTTTGATGTGTAGGTTTTGCCCTCTTCATCAATTTTAAGCTagtaaattttgctacaggtcaTTCAAATTTTGTGTGATTTGTTGGTAGTCATCGTAAAAAACGTGTCACGGTTAAAAGATACCCTAAAACCTGATAATTTGCTAGAGGACACTTTCGCCTCAATTGAAGAGATAAGTTCTTATGAAAGACGAGAATGTCCCTAGTACCACATGCTTCAAACATGGagtgaaattttgaaaattatgCAACTTTAAATTTGCCATCACCCCAAGTATATCGCTAGCATACATCATATTCCATTTTCGCTCTAGCCacaggttgtgtttagttcacactgaaattggaaatttggttgacggaaaagttggaagtttatgtgtgttggaaagttttgatgtgatggaaaagttggaagtttggaaaaaaaaaaactttggaactaaacacgaccTCAGCTTGGAAGTTTTTGGCCTTAGGGGCATCCTCATCCTTTTAAAGAATTTTTCTCTCCAATTGAGTCGAAAGTGTCCTGAGCAAATTACTAGTTTTTTCTCTCCAATTGAGCCGAAAGTGTCCTTAGCAAATTAGCAAATTACTAGTTTTTATGGTATCTTTCAGTGGTAACACGTTTTGCGATATCTATAAGctaattacataaaatatgagtgtcatatagcaaaatttgcctttgaAGCATGATTCATTTGAAAAATGttggaggtttttttttttctctctctctctttatttgtttatttcagaatgcattatatttatagATTTATCAGCAATTCGTGTCTTTCGTTTATCCTCTTTTCTAACCTTCGCTCCTTCGTTTTTCACGCACACGTTTCCTAAACTACTAAATGATgcgttcttttttaaaaaaatagaaaaaaatgctaatacttgaaaataaattatagaaaaattgcttgaaaaaaatcatattaatcactTCTTTTATGTTTTTAgcttatacttaattaatcatgatcTAATAAGTCACCTCGTTTTTCGTGTGGGAGGATAAGTTTCCAACATGGAGCAACGAACGCAAcctaagtttatttttttaactaaaattGCCGTGTTTGCTATGGAGACAGCTTTATAAGAATGTCACCTTAGTCGAATTTTAATTGCCTAATGTACCATGGCTTGTAAATCAACATCCAACTCTTTCTTTATCCTAAGTCATCCCTAACTTGCCCTTTTTATTTtgcttttccatttttttttctaatggaACCTCAAATGACATTCGTGCTATACTTTCACGGTACATTCACTCATTGGCTGATGAAGAGTTAGGCCTAGTTTGGATATATTTGGTTTAGCTTTTTTACGACAGCTAAAACGAAGTAAGCCATTAGAGTATAATTAATTGAATATTAAtgattataaaatttaaatataagtttatttgatttttaaaataaacttctatataaaagattttgcaaaaaaaacacacGCACACCATTTAACAGATTGAAAAAAAACGTGTTAATGGAAAATAAAGAAGTTACAGTTTGGAGTTAGGGCAAAAGTAAGTATTTGTTATTGAAAATCtcacaatatatatgtataagcAGGCAATACGGTGGGTTCCAtgaaaatataagaatctagcAGAAGAACTATTTTATTTCTCTATTTCCTGGTTTTAAAGAAAAGAATACAGCCTTAGTTACATTTAAGCTGCAATGGAAATAAAAACCCACACACGGTATTATGTATTTATTATCCATTGGCCATTTGGACCATTGGATCAAGATATGTATATATCATGGACCTTTGTCGCATTTTCAATATTTTCCATTATACCGATATGCACTCTGTATACAATTGCAATGCATTCGTGATTTGGAACATAAGAACATATGAATCTAGCTAGACAAGATTTTGATCAAAAGTTTAGACACAATATCAAAAGGACTATTTGATTATACATCGCTCAATCATGTACATCTTGTTGAATAGAGAATATATGCCTTAGAATCCTTACATTCAATCACATGGTTTGGAAAAGAATAAACCCGTTTGATGCTCTAGCTCTCAAGTCTCAGCAGGCTAGACAGCCACATCTCCAGCCTGTGTATTCAGCTACTCTGAAAAAATGAAAATGCTATGGGGCACAACAAAAGC is from Oryza sativa Japonica Group chromosome 9, ASM3414082v1 and encodes:
- the LOC4346849 gene encoding hypersensitive-induced response protein-like protein 2, which gives rise to MGQCLGLVQIDQSTVAIKENFGKFSEVLEPGCHFLPWCIGQQIAGYLSLRVKQLDVRCETKTKDNVFVTVVASVQYRALADKASDAFYKLSNTREQIQSYVFDVIRATVPKLNLDDAFEQKNDIAKAVEDELEKAMSAYGYEIVQTLIIDIEPDVHVKRAMNEINAAARLRVAANEKAEAEKILQIKKAEGEAESKYLAGVGIARQRQAIVDGLRDSVLAFSENVPGTTAKDIMDMVLVTQYFDTMKEIGASSKSTSVFIPHGPGAVKDVAAQIRDGLLQANAERND
- the LOC4346850 gene encoding uncharacterized LOC4346850, which produces MAPPRKQQQEEEMVAGGGEAAALRAPADVIARVFSQLDCVDLLSCSLVCRQWYRDSAELREEWRKEYMEAWNQFGLYVKQQPQQPCPTCSSSIRTLRGLCS